One region of Molothrus aeneus isolate 106 chromosome 1, BPBGC_Maene_1.0, whole genome shotgun sequence genomic DNA includes:
- the TMEM64 gene encoding transmembrane protein 64, protein MLGAGAAALQLLSRAVKQAAAQGARQDLGRWLSRAAGTAAGGGGSGDTIGFVPAEAAGAGGLLLGPCADQDGLPPAELLLCQLPEPGGGGHGLAEARGWRCSCCLLGTCWCKSCLSLCVLAAVCFASLALVRQYLRDLLLWAESLDSLAGVLLFTVGFIVVSFPCGWGYILLNVAAGYLYGFVLGMGLMVFGVLVGTFVAHVACRRLLARWARARIQGSGTLSAIVRVVEGGSGLKVVFLSRLTLIPFGLQNAVFAITDLSLPNYLMASSLGLLPTQLLNSYLGTTLRTMEDVIAEQSVSGYFVFCLQIVISIGLSFYVVHRAQVELNAAIVACEMEMKTSLVKDTQPSINGSTTYCNKRTVAFSGGGVNIV, encoded by the exons atgCTGGGCGCGGGGGCCGCGgcgctgcagctcctctcccggGCCGTGAAGCAGGCGGCGGCGCAGGGCGCCCGGCAGGACCTGGGCCGCTGGCTGTCCCGAGCCGCCGGGACGGCagcgggaggcggcggcagcGGAGACACCATCGGCTTCGTCCcggcggaggcggcgggggccggcgggctgctgctggggccctGCGCGGACCAGGACGGGCTGCCGCCCgcggagctgctgctctgccagctgcccgagccgggcggcggcgggcatGGGCTGGCCGAGGCCCGGGGCTGgcgctgctcctgctgcctgctgggcacCTGCTGGTGCAAGAGCTGCCTCAGCCTGTGCGTCCTGGCCGCCGTCTGCTTCGCCTCGCTGGCCCTGGTGCGCCAGTACCTGCGggacctgctgctctgggccGAGAGCCTGGACAGCCTGGCCGGCGTGCTGCTCTTCACCGTGGGCTTCATCGTCGTGTCCTTCCCATGCGGCTGGGGCTACATCCTGCTCAACGTGGCCGCCGGCTACCTCTACGGCTTCGTGCTGGGCATGGGGCTGATGGTATTCGGCGTCCTCGTCGGCACCTTTGTCGCCCACGTGGCCTGCAGGCGGCTGTTGGCCCGCTGGGCACGGGCCAGGATCCAGGGCAGCGGGACGCTCAGTGCCATCGTCCGTGTCGTGGAGGGCGGCAGCGGCCTCAAGGTGGTGTTTCTGTCGCGGCTGACGCTGATCCCCTTCGGGCTGCAGAACGCCGTCTTCGCG atTACAGATCTATCACTACCCAACTACCTGATGGCTTCTTCACTTGGGCTGCTTCCTACTCAGCTCCTGAACTCGTACTTGGGCACTACCTTACGCACCATGGAGGACGTGATTGCAGAACAAAGTGTTAGTGGCTATTTTGTATTCTGTTTACAG ATTGTCATAAGCATAGGACTCTCGTTTTATGTCGTTCACCGGGCTCAAGTGGAACTCAATGCAGCAATTGTAGCGTGTGAAATGGAAATGAAGACATCACTTGTTAAAGACACTCAGCCAAGCATCAATGGCTCAACCACATACTGCAACAAGAGGACAGTAGCATTCTCTGGAGGGGGTGTCAATATTGTGTGA
- the LOC136555724 gene encoding POLG alternative reading frame-like produces MARLPSPAKGRAGAGKRRRGGRGGGGRASPPPGGRRGRRGLRAASRLGRAAGAAALDGGGAALSVPAAAAAALAERESRGAAAAAAPRLHLPALGSRSAPGSALSERRCRCGKPEGRRPSEAPAAAAPGPAAGLGRGSKAPPPAPPRERPGGRVCPSGAPPPASPEPPRAAHRPSAPVPAARIPGRAGTAGFGRSRDGKRAVFRQGSAGFKHR; encoded by the coding sequence ATGGCCCGGCTGCCGAGCCCGGCCAAgggccgggcgggggcggggaAGCGGCGGCGGGGAGGGCGGGGAGGAGGGGGCCGCGCTTCGCCGCCGCCCGGCGGGCGGAGGGGCCGAAGAGGCCTCCGCGCCGCCTCCCGCCTCGGCCGCGCCGCCGGGGCTGCGGCGTTAGacggcggcggggccgctctctccgtcccggcagcggcagcagcggccCTGGCGGAGCGCGAGtcccggggggcggcggcggcggcagcaccGCGGCTCCATCTCCCCGCGCTGGGCTCCCGCTCCGCTCCGGGAAGCGCCCTCTCGGAACGGCGGTGCCGATGTGGCAAGCCCGAGGGGAGGAGGCCAAGCGAAGCtccggcggcagcagcgcccggccccgctgcgggGCTCGGCCGCGGCTCCAAGGCTCCGcctcccgccccgccccgggaGCGCCCCGGCGGCCGGGTGTGCCCCAGcggggccccgccgcccgcctcGCCCGAGCCGCCCCGGGCCGCACACCGCCCTTCGGCCCCGGTGCCAGCCGCCCGCATTCCCGGCAGAGCCGGGACAGCAGGGTTTGGACGGAGCCGTGATGGAAAGCGGGCTGTTTTCCGTCAGGGGAGCGCGGGGTTCAAGCATCGCTGA